The Elephas maximus indicus isolate mEleMax1 chromosome 17, mEleMax1 primary haplotype, whole genome shotgun sequence DNA segment GGTACCTGGGAGCATTTCCTCTTTCTTAACTTCATAAACTTTATGCAGTTACAAGATGTAGTGAATCAAGGAAAACCTGGACGTAATGTTTTAGCTAGATCTGTCTCCTTGGGAGTTAACTTCTTATCTAATGAGAGGCATAAAACATCTGGAGAAAAATGTTATTGATTTCAGTACCTTGACCTTGTATTTGGCCACTTGCTAAACTCTTTTCTTTGTTCCAATAGTTTGTCAGTTTATTTTCTTGGATTTCTAGGAGGCAGTCACATTGTCTGCAATATTgacagttttgtttcttctttactaattattattatttttatttattgcatTGGCCTCCTGGGGCATGGTCACATAATGGCGGGCTCCTGTATCTTGATTTTGACTTACATAGGAATGCTTCTAAATAATTCTAAATTCTTGGATTAATTTGAGAAGGCAGCCCCATCTGAGTGACTAAAATCATTACTTAAATAGACTTGAGTACAGAGTGGTGTCACgttcacattagaaaaacagttatttTGGTAATAACAACTGCTGTTTAAACTACTTCACATTGCTTGGTGCTTCTTTGAGACAGTAAAAACTAAAACTAGTATAGAACCTTTCTGTCTTAGCTCACCTATGACACGTTGTGTAGCTTAGgggtaatttaaaatattaataactgaggtagaaaattgtATTTTTGCCATTAATAGGGTGGTGGGAAAGAGCAGCAGAGTAATGGcctgagagaaataaaagaatcGCTCAGGAGTCACGGCGTGCTGTTGGAGGTGGATTACTCTTCTTCAATACACGACCGGGAAATTAGGTTAGTGGAAGGAAGTATTTTAATTCTGATGCCATTCAAATACAGTTATTTTTATGTCTCTTCCTCAGTACACGACCAAGAGATTAGGTTAGTGGACGGAATTATTTCAGTTCTTATGCCCTTGAAGTACAGTTATTTTTATGTCCCTTCATAAGTTAGGCTTTATATAATTGCATGCTAACattcaattaaaatatttaaaaatcaaagttcAATTTTAGTATCTTTTTacttttgagaagaaaaaaaaaagatttgatttACTTTATCCTATGTGTTAGTTTAATAtttccttaaggagccctggtggcaaagtggtcaagcactcagctgctaaccaaagggtaagtggttcgaacccaccagccgttctgcgggagaaagatgtggcggtctgcttccataaagatacgcagctttagaaaccctatggggcagttctgctccgtcctacagggccactgtgagttggaatcaacttgatggcagtgggcatggttttttttaatggaataaaaTTTACTGTACGTGTTCTGTGTCACATAAAActcgccgtcgagttgattctgactcatagcaaccgtataggatggagtagaactgccccatagagtttccgaggagtgcctggtggattcaaactgctgaccttttggttagcagctgtagctcttaaccattacgccacataaaccaaccaaaccaaacccagtgccgtcgagtggattccgactcacagcaaccctgtaggacagagtagaactgccccatgagtttccaaggagcgcctggtggattccacctgcagaccctttggttagcagccgtatcactttaaccactatgccaccagggtttccgctacgCCACATTGGAAGGGGAAATACTTGTCTGTCTCTTCAACCATGCACATAGTGTTACGGTCTTGGGATAATTTCCTTTTCTAGTGAAATAATGCTTATTAATGTGGTTTAACTTCTCATGGTTTATTAAGTATCCTAAGTAGGTAATGCTGGCGTGGGGTGTCTACAAGGAAACAGGATATGCACCGATTTTTGTGATATGTTCGCGTCCATTGAGCACAGCGGCTTTCATGTGTTTACAGCAGTGGCATCCTTGGTTTTAATGGAAACTTACACACAACCGAAGTATGCAGAACAGATGAAAATGCACCTGCTGTGACTGGATCCcctgtgatgcagtggttaagagctacagctgctaaccaaaaggttggcagtttgaatccaccagcagctccttggaaaccctattgggcagttctactctgtcgtaaagggttgctgtgagtcggaatcgactcgtcggcaccgggtttggtttttgggtatgaCTGAAGCAGAGGTCTGGGTCCAGAGCTCTTCCTGCTCACGTTCCCCATTTCGAGGTAGAGGAACCCCTGACACACCACCAGTTGGTTTGACTGTACTTGGAAACCTCTTGTTAGCAGAGCAGGAAATTTTTACCAACAGGCTGAAGTGCAGGAGTAATTGAATTGTTAAAGTCTTTATCATCTCATCAAACCAACTCACGGTTTTACGGACATTTTGTTTCATTGCGGACACAGCCCGCGACTAACCCAGGTTTGATCAGCTCACACCCCTGAAGAAGTGGCTTCCTTTGTTAGGGGGAGATTTCGCTGATACATAATACACTACGGCTTGATACTTGCCTGACTTCAATGTCTTTAATGTAATACTATATACTAATTTCAATAGGTTCAACAATGGATGGATGATTAAGATTGGAAGGGGACTTGACTATTTTAAGAAACCACAGGTAGGTTATAATTTTATGAGTGAGTGTAGCACACTTTTTGTATCATTTTTAAACAAcactcttttcttgtctttttagagTCGTTTTTCCCTTGGATATTGTGATTTTGACTTAAGACCATGTCATGAAACAACAGTGGACATTTTTCATaacaagcacacaaaaaaaatatgaTACACAGTGGCCTAATTTGCATCATGTATTTCTATTTTGAGTGAATattgtttttttctactttgtaCAGATCATTGCTATAACATATGACTTTATCAATAAACTTAAATTTCTACTACTTTATGGATCCATGGTTCAGTTGTGTGAACATTTCTAAAGATTTTTGTAAATACATTACTCAGTAGGTTTACAGAGCTTCTTTTCTAGTCATACCGTTCAAACGTGTTACCAGCTTTTCCCTTATTTTGGCTGTTGGAGAGTGCATCAGCAAATAATGTGCTAGCATGaagctaaaggagccctggtggcgcagcagttaaacactcggctgctaaccaaaaggttggcggtttgatcccacccagtggctcc contains these protein-coding regions:
- the MITD1 gene encoding MIT domain-containing protein 1 isoform X4, translated to MDRAENIKKYLDQEKEDGKYHKQIKIEENATGFSYESLFQEYLNETVTEVWIEDPYIRHTHQLYNFLRFCEMLIKRPCKVKTIHLLTSLDEGGGKEQQSNGLREIKESLRSHGVLLEVDYSSSIHDREIRFNNGWMIKIGRGLDYFKKPQSRFSLGYCDFDLRPCHETTVDIFHNKHTKKI